A window of Bacillus sp. DX3.1 genomic DNA:
ATAAGACATTCACTTCTTATCACTCCTTTTACGCCTTCGCTTTGTATAATAAATATAAGAAATATGGTACACCAATAATTGAAATCACGATTCCAACTGGTAACTCTGCTGGTGTAAAAATTGTTTTCGCAATAAAATCAGAGGCAATAACAAGTAGCATTCCAATTGCTCCGCATACAGGAATAACATGATTATGATGAATGCCAACAAGACGTTTCGCAATATGCGGCGCCATTAAACCAACAAAACCAATGCTTCCTGAAACAGAAACGCAAGCACTTACTAATCCAATACTACTTAATAATAAAATGGATTTTTCTCTTTCTACTGAAACTCCTAAACTTGTTATACTCGTCTCTTCCAATTGAAATAAATCGAGCAAGTACGCTTTTCTTTTGATAATTGGAATTAAGATAATGAGCCATGGCAATATTGCAATAATATATTTCCAGTTTGCATTATATATACTTCCCGAAACCCAAACCGCAGCCATTTCAAAATCAGTAGCTTTCATTTTCAATGATACATACATGGAAAATGCTCCAAAGCCTGAACCTATTGCAATCCCTGTTAGCAAAAGACGCTGCGAATCTAATTTTCCATCTCGCCAAGAGAACATATATATTAATATAGCGGCCCCTATGCCACCGACTAAACCAAATAGTGGCATCATCATGATAGAGATCCAATCTGTAATTTTTATTTGGCCTTGAAAGAAAAACATAAAGATAACGATTGCAGTTCCTGCTCCTGCATTAATCCCTAAAATACCTGGATCTGCTAAACCATTTCGTGTAACTCCTTGAATAACAGCACCTGCAATTCCAAGTCCTACTCCTACTAATCCAGCAATTACAATTCTAGGAAGCCTAAAATCAAATATAACTAAATCATGCTCAGGAACTGGATCAATCCGAAATATCGTTCGAAATACATCTGTAATCGTAATATCAAACGTACCATTTGTTAAACTTATATAAATTGCACTCAAAATTAAAAATATGATAATACTCATTGTCATTACATAACGCTGGGTTGAACCTCTAAGCATGCTTCTCTCCTCCTCTTGTTCTAATTAAGTAAAGGAAGAAAGGAATTCCAATTAATGACGTAACGATCCCTATTGGTGTTTCAAATGGATAATTTACAAATCTACTTAACACATCACATAAGGCTAGAAAAACTCCACCGATTACACCAGCACACGGTACAATCCATTTATAATCTACTCCAATTAAAAAGCGAGTAACATGAGGAATAATTAGTCCTACAAAACCAATTTTTCCAACTAAAGCAACCGCAGTACCTGTTAAAAACACAACAGATATAATTGCAGCAGCTTTTACAAGTTTTGTACGTTGGCCTAAATTAATAGAAACCTCTTCTCCTAACGAAAGAATCGTAATAGATTTTGAAATAAGAAGCGCCAGAATAATACCAGCTAAGCCAAACGGAATTGCTAACTTGAGTATATTCGGATCCACTTGATGTAATTTCGCATTATACCAGAAGCTAATATTTTGCGAGACTTGAAAATAGGATGCAATTGCAGCAGAAATACTACTTAAAAATGTTCCTATAACAGTTCCTATAATAGCCAACCGAACTGGTGATAATCCATTTCGAAGCAATGAACCAAATCCAAAAACAATTCCAGCTCCTAATGCTGAGCCAAGCATAGAACATAAAATCATACCCACTGAAGACATGCCTGGAAGGAACACCATACAAATTGTAATAACAAATGCAGAGCCATCTGTAACACCCATAATAGAAGGGGATGCAAGATAGTTTCTTGTCATCCCCTGCATAAGTGCTCCTGATATGGCTAGAAATGCTCCGACTAATAGAGCTCCAACTACCCTTGGTAAACGAGAAGTAATAATAATATTATGATTTACATTTCCTGAATCAAAATGAAACAGTGCATTCCAAGCTGTTTCAAAATCAATATTTTTCGCCCCATATAAAATAGATAACATAATCGTCAGTAAAATAAATATGGGTGCTAAACATACAATTATCATTGGTACTGAATTTATTTTCCGCATATCATTCAACGCACCTTACTTATTTAATTATTTAGATAAATTTTTCACTGCTTCTTTTAAGAATGCTGTTTTACTCCAAGCAGTACCACCTTGTGCCATTGGATCAACAGTGTTTACAAATACTTTTTTATCTTTGACAGCATTAATACTTTGCCAAATTGGATTGCTTTCTAATTCTTCTAGCGCTTTTGGCTTATCTTTATTTTCACTTGCTTCAAATTGTAGGAAGACATAATCTGGATTGATTTCAGCGAATTTTTCTAAAGAGATTGCTTCTTGTGCTTTTACAGCTTTAATTTGTTCTGGAACAGTTAATCCTAAATCTTTGTAAATAACAGGGTTGAAGTATACGCCTTCTGGATAAAGATACAAGCTACTAGCTCTTAGTCTTACTACCAGAACCTTCTTATCTTTTAACTTGTCTGATAGTTTTCCTTTTGCTTTCTCAGCATCTGCTTTGTAATCCTTAATAATTTTTTCTGCTTTATCTTTCTTACCAGATAGCTCTCCCATTAACTTTAAGTTATCTTCCCAATTTGTAGAAATGTGTGACACTGGGAATGTAGGAGCTACCTTCGTAAACTTCTCAAACGTTTCTGGTGGGAATTTTGAACTAGATGTAATTACATCTGGTTTTAATTGAAGTAACGTTTCAAAATTGGGTTGCATTTTCTCACCAACAGATTTTGCACCTTCTAAATCTTTTGCTAAATACTCAGGTAACTTTCCACCTACTGTAATTGCTCCTACTGGCTTAATACCTAGTACAGCTGCATCTTCCATTGATTCTAAACTAGCTGTTACAATTTTTGATACTTTTGCAGGCACTGTATATTCTTTCCCAAGATATGTGATTTTCTGTTTCTCATCCTTCTTCGTTTCAGTCGCTTTACTTTGCTGCTTTTGTTCTCCTGAACTCTTTTCTGCACTGTTACATGCTGCAAGACCTACACTTAATACCGTTACCATTCCTAGCGCAAATAACTTCTTCTTCATGTTTCTAACTACTCCTCTCCAAATTTACAATCTTAAAATGTATAAAATACACCATTTTAATGATTTTTATGAATCAAATGAAACATCGTCTTTATCTATGTATTTCCTTAGCGTACATCTATTCAACATTGAAAATCATTTACTTCACTTCCTCTAATAACAAATCATCTTTTCTATCTTCACCAATTGATAATGATTATCGTTATTAAGTATATATTTATATACCAATTATTTCAAGAATAATTTTAGAAATTTGAACAATTATGTGTACACTAACAATAGAGTTTAATTTCGAAACCGTAACACCGTCCACTTTTGTAGAGGGTGTTACAACAAACAACACTTACATTTATATCCACTTTACCATTATTTTTAATATTAATATCTTTCAAAGAATCCCTCCTAAAAAAACAAACGTTCGATTACGCCTAATGTAATCGAACGTTTGTTTTTTTAGCTTTATTGCATGGCCAGATGCTCTCTCCCACCTAAAAAGAAGGGTTTTATGTCGGTTTTTTATTTTGTATTTATATAGACGCCTACAACATATCTACTTCAATACTATTTATAACTTAAGTATTCAAAAACTTCACACATACCGGGTCAGGCACAACAACAACATCAGACTGCAAAAGCGTTAGCTTTCCTGTAGACTCGTTTCTTGAAAATAACACAAGATTACTGGATTTTTCATTTAAAGCAACAAGGAATTTTTCAGTAGGATCAAGTACAAAATCTCGTGGCCAATTCCCTTCTGTAGATATAGATTCAACAAAAATAAGTTTACTTGAATCTTGATTTACACGGAAAACAGCAATACTATTATCTCCCCGGTTTGCTGCATATACAAAGCGACCATCCGAAGAGATATGAATCGCACTACCTTGGTTGTTCTCATTATATTCTTCTGGAATGGTAGAAATGTATTGTAACTCTTTAAAACTGCCGTCCTCAGCATTATATGTTAAAACGATTACTTCTGAACTAAGTTCAGTCATCATATAAGCGTATTTTCCATTTGGATGAAACACAAGATGTCTTGGACCACTTCCTGGATTGACAGATAAATTGCTAACTTCCGTTAAAATACCGCTATTTACTTCATATGTAATCAATTTATCGATTCCTAAATCAATAGCTACTACATATTTTTCATCAGGAGTAAATCCCGCGTAATGTGTGTGCGGCTTTTGTTGTCTTTCTTTATTTGGGCCCGAACCTTTATGTTCAATAATGGATGTTGCAGAACTTACAGTTCCATTTTCCTGATTTACTAGATAGGATTCAATTGTCCCTTTATGGTAATTTGCTGTAACTACTGTGTGATTTTTTCTGTCAACACTAACATGGCAAGGGGGTGCTCCTTCTAACAATTGGTTATTTAGCACTTCAAGATTTTTGGTCTGATCGTTAATTGAATAAGCCGTTACACCTCCTGATTCCTCTTTTTTTATTACCGAATAGAGATATTGATTGTCTTGACTAATGGTTAAGTACGTGGGGTTGTCTAAATGAGCCGCTTCCTTTACATCCAAGATTCTTGCTGTTTCTGTATCCAGCGTAAAGCTGTAAATACCTTTGCTGTCACCTTTCGTATAAGTTCCGATATACCCAAAAAACTTACTTTTATTCATCATCTTTGTATGCTCCTTTCAGAAAATTTTATTCATATTATTACATTCTAAGTTGGCTGTAAATAATCCCTTTATTTAAACACTGAAACAAATCCTCATGCTTCTAATGCAAGTTTACTATCTATAGAAACAGTAAACAAAGATATACTTACACACACTCGTTTACAAAATAATTTTTTTAATAAAAAGCCCCTTTATCAGGACTCTGGTGTAACCCATCTTACCTGATAAGGGAATCATCCTTTTAACAATTATATTTATTTAGGTAAAAATTTCAGTGTGAATTCTTGTATTTTTTCGTTCTAAATAAAGTTCAACTCTATCTTGTCTTTCAGTAGAATATCTTTGTAATCTTGCTCTTATATTCTTACATGCGTACATACGTACTTCTTTCGGGGTATACTGATTTCGGAGGTGTTCACATGAAAAATGAAGGGCCACAAGATCATGAAAACATTCAGAGAGAAACTCCGAATTCTTTTGGGACAGATACGTGTGCGGATAGCATGACAGACGAAAGATGGCAAGCAATTGTACACAATGATTCATCATATGATGACAAATTTTTTTACGCAGTAAAGACCACTGGTATTTTTTGTAGACCATCATGTAAATCCAGAACTCCTAACATAAATAATGTACGAATTTTTCTAGATGCACAGCAAGCTCTATCGGAAAAATTCCGCCCCTGCAAACGATGTAAACCGAATGGACTGAGATTGCCCGATGAAGATTGGGTAACACAAATTACGGAATACATTGATAATAATTACAATGAAACATTAACGTTAGAAACGCTAGCAGATATGTGTCACGGCAGTCCTTATCATTTACAGCGTACTTTCAAACGAGTTATGAGGATCACCCCAATTGAATATATCCAGCAAACACGAATTTCCAAAGCGATTCAACATCTTACCAACACGAAAAAAACCATTATGGAAATAGGTTTTGCGGTAGGCATACCTAATACAGCCCATTTTGCAACATTATTTAAAAAGAAAACAGGATATACGCCTACAGAATATCGACAATCAAATGTGGAGGTGTTAGGCAGTGGAATTGAAAAATAATCAAACCTTGCATTGGACATTATTTGTTCACGAGCAATGGAATATACATATCGCAACGACATCAGAAGGACTCTGTTTCGTGGGTTCTCAAAATAAGGATTTTGAAGAATTGTCAAATTGGGCTAAGAACCGATTTCCACAGCACATTTTGGTA
This region includes:
- a CDS encoding iron ABC transporter permease — protein: MLRGSTQRYVMTMSIIIFLILSAIYISLTNGTFDITITDVFRTIFRIDPVPEHDLVIFDFRLPRIVIAGLVGVGLGIAGAVIQGVTRNGLADPGILGINAGAGTAIVIFMFFFQGQIKITDWISIMMMPLFGLVGGIGAAILIYMFSWRDGKLDSQRLLLTGIAIGSGFGAFSMYVSLKMKATDFEMAAVWVSGSIYNANWKYIIAILPWLIILIPIIKRKAYLLDLFQLEETSITSLGVSVEREKSILLLSSIGLVSACVSVSGSIGFVGLMAPHIAKRLVGIHHNHVIPVCGAIGMLLVIASDFIAKTIFTPAELPVGIVISIIGVPYFLYLLYKAKA
- a CDS encoding iron ABC transporter permease, producing the protein MRKINSVPMIIVCLAPIFILLTIMLSILYGAKNIDFETAWNALFHFDSGNVNHNIIITSRLPRVVGALLVGAFLAISGALMQGMTRNYLASPSIMGVTDGSAFVITICMVFLPGMSSVGMILCSMLGSALGAGIVFGFGSLLRNGLSPVRLAIIGTVIGTFLSSISAAIASYFQVSQNISFWYNAKLHQVDPNILKLAIPFGLAGIILALLISKSITILSLGEEVSINLGQRTKLVKAAAIISVVFLTGTAVALVGKIGFVGLIIPHVTRFLIGVDYKWIVPCAGVIGGVFLALCDVLSRFVNYPFETPIGIVTSLIGIPFFLYLIRTRGGEKHA
- a CDS encoding iron-hydroxamate ABC transporter substrate-binding protein, coding for MKKKLFALGMVTVLSVGLAACNSAEKSSGEQKQQSKATETKKDEKQKITYLGKEYTVPAKVSKIVTASLESMEDAAVLGIKPVGAITVGGKLPEYLAKDLEGAKSVGEKMQPNFETLLQLKPDVITSSSKFPPETFEKFTKVAPTFPVSHISTNWEDNLKLMGELSGKKDKAEKIIKDYKADAEKAKGKLSDKLKDKKVLVVRLRASSLYLYPEGVYFNPVIYKDLGLTVPEQIKAVKAQEAISLEKFAEINPDYVFLQFEASENKDKPKALEELESNPIWQSINAVKDKKVFVNTVDPMAQGGTAWSKTAFLKEAVKNLSK
- a CDS encoding lactonase family protein, with the translated sequence MMNKSKFFGYIGTYTKGDSKGIYSFTLDTETARILDVKEAAHLDNPTYLTISQDNQYLYSVIKKEESGGVTAYSINDQTKNLEVLNNQLLEGAPPCHVSVDRKNHTVVTANYHKGTIESYLVNQENGTVSSATSIIEHKGSGPNKERQQKPHTHYAGFTPDEKYVVAIDLGIDKLITYEVNSGILTEVSNLSVNPGSGPRHLVFHPNGKYAYMMTELSSEVIVLTYNAEDGSFKELQYISTIPEEYNENNQGSAIHISSDGRFVYAANRGDNSIAVFRVNQDSSKLIFVESISTEGNWPRDFVLDPTEKFLVALNEKSSNLVLFSRNESTGKLTLLQSDVVVVPDPVCVKFLNT
- a CDS encoding bifunctional transcriptional activator/DNA repair enzyme AdaA yields the protein MKNEGPQDHENIQRETPNSFGTDTCADSMTDERWQAIVHNDSSYDDKFFYAVKTTGIFCRPSCKSRTPNINNVRIFLDAQQALSEKFRPCKRCKPNGLRLPDEDWVTQITEYIDNNYNETLTLETLADMCHGSPYHLQRTFKRVMRITPIEYIQQTRISKAIQHLTNTKKTIMEIGFAVGIPNTAHFATLFKKKTGYTPTEYRQSNVEVLGSGIEK